Proteins from a genomic interval of Zingiber officinale cultivar Zhangliang chromosome 1B, Zo_v1.1, whole genome shotgun sequence:
- the LOC122034855 gene encoding uncharacterized mitochondrial protein AtMg00810-like gives MTKEFDMMDIGIMSYYLGIEVKQQDDGIFISQKGYTKEVLKKFDMKNCKLVGTPVECGIKPHMNQDDEKVDPTLFKSLVGSLRYLTYTGPDILFGVGLVSRYMKAHITTHLRIAKRILRYIKGTINYGIPYAFSDNFKLIGYCDSDWAGDIDSRKSTTGVVFFMGNLLGP, from the coding sequence ATGACAAAGGAGTTCGATATGATGGATATTGGCATAATGTCCTACTATCTTGGGATTGAAGTAAAGCAACAAGATGATGGCATATTTATTTCTCAAAAAGGATATACTAAAGAAGTTCTCAAGAAGTTTGATATGAAAAATTGTAAGCTGGTTGGGACACCAGTGGAATGCGGAATCAAGCCACACATGAATCAAGATGATGAAAAAGTTGATCCAACTTTATTCAAGAGTCTTGTTGGAAGCTTGAGGTATCTAACCTATACTGGACCGGATATTCTTTTTGGCGTTGGACTTGTGAGTCGTTACATGAAAGCTCATATTACTACACATTTGAGAATTGCCAAAAGAATTCTTCGCTACATTAAAGGTACAATTAATTATGGTATCCCATATGCTTTCTCGGACAACTTTAAACTTATTGGCTATTGTGATAGTGATTGGGCCGGTGATATTGATAGTCGAAAAAGTACTACTGGGGTTGTTTTCTTTATGGGAAATTTGTTGGGACCCTGA